The segment aaacaaaaaaattaatacaatatgactattataaataatatcaaaaacaTATTCCTCCATAAAGCAACTTTCTTTTCCCTCCACCTTTTAGCCGGTGAGCTCGTTGTCACTCAGGCGGGCCGAAGCCTCCGCAGCCTGACCACCGGGGATGTGTTCGGGGAGCTGGCCATCCTGTACAACTGCAAACGGACCGCAACAGTCAAAGGTCAGTCCCCATGACGACGCCTCTGAGGAGGACGTGCAGATTGGTTTATTGTCATTCTATAGGTAGAAGTAGCGTGTGTGCTTTTCAGAACTCAGaactcagaatcagaaacatttatttgctacatgtgttagacacacaacgaatttgacttggcggctggtgtgtacattagactgacaaacacaacaacaagaatcaacAGCCAACATCGTGCAAGAATTTAAACATTCAATTTACAATggtataagataaaataaagtgcacaaacagaTAACAGTGCGATAGACAGggtactgtaagtgtgtgttaaagtgataTGTGCAATTAGATGTTAAATATTAAGTAAAAAGAGGTGTGCAGGGGAGTGACCGGAAATACATGTCctgagtcagtcagtgggggaaccaggctctgttcatgagggtcagtgggggaaccgggctctgttcatgagggtcagtgggggaaccaggctctgttcatgacgGTCAGtggatgagggtcagtgggggaaccgggctctgttcatgagggtcagtgggggaaccgggctctgttcatgagggtcagtggggacccggctctggtcatgagggtcagtgggggacccggctctggtcatgagggtcagtggggacccggctctgttcatgagggtcagtgggggaaccaggctctgttcatgagggtcagtgggggaaccgggctctgttcatgagggtcagtgggggaaccgggctctgttcatgagggtcagtgggggaaccaggctctgttcatgacgGTCAGtggatgagggtcagtgggggaaccgggctctgttcatgagggtcagtgggggaaccgggctctgttcatgagggtcagtggatGGGGaaccggctctgttcatgagggtcagtggggaacgTGGCTCTGTTCATGGGGCACAGTGGGGaactgggctctgttcatgagggtcagtggtctgttcatgagggtcagtggggataccaggctctgttcatgacgGTCAGTGGATGAGGGTaagtgggggaaccgggctctgttcatgagggtaaGTGGGGaaccggctctgttcatgagggtcagtggggaaccggctctgttcatgacgGTCAGtggatgagggtcagtgggggaaccgggctctgttcatgagggtcagtgggggaaccaggctctgttcatgagggtcagtgggggaaccgggctctgttcatgagggtcagtgggggaaccaggctctgttcatgacgGTCAGtggatgagggtcagtgggggaaccgggctctgttcatgagggtcagtgggggcaccgggctctgttcatgagggtcagtgggggaaccaggctctgttcatgagggtcagtgggggaaccaggctctgttcatgagggtcagtggatgagggtcagtgggggaaccaggctctgttcatgagggtcagtgggggaagcagactctgttcatgagggtcagtgggggaaccaggctctgttcatgagggtcagtggatgagggtcagtgggggaaccgggctctgttcatgagggtcagtgggggaaccaggctctgttcatgagggtcagtgggggaaccaggctctgttcatgagggtcagtgggggaaccaggctctgttcatgagggtcagtggatgagggtcagtgggggaaccgggctctgttcatgagggtcagtgggggaaccaggctctgttcatgagcccgactgccaACGGGAAGAAGCTGTGTGGCGTGAGCTCTTGATCCTGATGGTTTCAATTGTCTTTCATTGAAGTCCATTACAGCCTTTTCTAATATAGGAACGACACACTGACCAGTCTTACTCATCACTTCCACTTGCTGCAGCAAAGACAGCGGTGCGTCTGTGGTCCATGGAGCGACAGACCTACAGGACCATCATCACCAACAAGTCCAAGAAGAAGCGAGAGCAGCTCATGGGCTTCCTGAAGACGTGCGTTTGTGAAATCTGCAGCGAATAGAAATGAAATATCCTCTTTGATTTCAAACTGCCATAAAGTAACTGCTTTACTGATATAAACATGTCATAACTATTTAAATCTCTGCTGCTTCATTTTCTCTACGCTATCGCAGGTCTCATACTCTGAAGGACCTGAATGATGTCCAGCTGTCCAAAATACTTGACTCCATGGAGGAGGTGTGTATGAGATGTCCCACCTTGCAGCTTGTGTTTTACAAGTGATTGTTGCTCATGTTAAAACAAAGCAGAAATACACTTATGGGGAGCTACTGACACACATTTGATAAAGTGAAATACAAGgatgttgttttagttttttagttgcTGGCATATTTTAAATCTCAGAAGCCTGGAAAGACACTTGGTGGACTATATCTCTGGACACCCTGTTTGTCTTTCCTTCTTTAGGTGAAGTACCAGGACAAAGATGCGATAGTTCGAGAAGGAGCAGAAGGAAACACATTCTACATCATCCTCAAAGGAGAGGTACGGTGTAGTGCCGTGGATAACAACTCACATCTGAGTCTCAGTGTGGATGATACTGGATCCATATGCACTGGTTATCTCTTCCGGCCTCTCACGTGTGTCTCGCCCTCAGGTCCTGGTGACCAAGAACGTGAATGGGCATCAGAAGCAGATTCGTAGGATGGGGAAAGGGGAGCATTTCGGGGAACAGGCACTCATACGGTAACCGTGGCAACACACGCCTTGGGGCATTCATTGCAGACTTGTGCAACATCCACCGCTCTGCACACCTTCTTTTGAATGCGGTCATCTCTGACGTTACTCTCTGACAATTATCTTCTAAATGTGACATTTGTTATTCAATAATGTTAAATCgcgatatatgtatatgtgctgTTGATATGAAAATCAGTTATAGCAAACTTGTGGCTGGTTGTTGTCAGGAAAAAAACGACATAAAAAACAAGTACATTATATGCAAACTACAGTTTAATAACAGACTCATTAGTTTGATTATACACATATTGgctttttaatgtaaaaaaatgaaatatcatGCAGCGAGCAATTTTTGCCTCTAATCAAGATGTAATTGTTCTATTGGGAGGTTGTTTAGATGTGCAGCATACATATGAATGAATTAATACACGTGTCACTAGGGGATGTGCAGTGAAAAGCCTCACTTGTGCCAGAGTTTATTCACATATAAATGAGTCCTGTTGcagcaaaaaacacaaaaaaactaaacgtgATGTCATCAATTTCAAGAATTTCTTAAAATTGCTGACACGCACTAAATTGTATATGAACAGTCGTGACAGACGGTTTCTCTGAGTTCACTGGTGCGATGTTTCTCCTCCTGCAGGGAAGTCTTGAGGACGGCCACCTGCAGCGCCGACGGCCCGGTCACCTGCTTCTCCATCGACAAGGAGTGAGTCCTAGATGCTGCTGTTCGGGTCAGGCGGAAGGATCCGCGACACAATTCCTCCAGCGTATCTGTTCTCTGTCACTGTAGTTTTCTCCCTGCTTTGCCTTTTGTCGTGTAATTTCTGGATCGATGCAGTTTCACTAACAACACAACTTTGCTTTAGGGTGTTTGAAGAGACAATTCCCACAGAACACCTGGAGCTGTTTGACGAGTACGTACAGCAGACCTGTTCTCCTTTCATAACCATGAATCTTCTTCAATCTTGGTGACAACAGTGTGAAGTGTAAATGCCCTCATGGACTGTCCTGATTCATTTGGGTTTCAGCTCCAAAGTGCTACAGGAGGCACAAGCTCCAGAAAATCCCAGGTGAGTGGTTGTGGGAGATAAAACTGAGAAGATGTCAAACGATGATtccataaaaacataaatgagaTCCCTTGAAGTTCAATGGCGTTTATATAAAGTTCTCCGTCTGTGTTGATCAGTCCCGGCTCCAGTCTGAAGTTTAAGGACCTGGTCCCGGTGCTGTACCAGGAGGGTCGCTACCAAGGAGATCCGGTCACGCTTGGAGTCGGAGGGTTTGGGCGCGTTGAGCTGgtgagtgtgtttgtcttgTGTAAGCATTGTTTAATGTACTGCAATGTTTAAATGCATTAGTGCTCTCATACAAAACCACCGTGGGACTGTTGTTTTTCTAGAATAAATCCctgtgacaggaagtgagactgGAGCTAGAAAACTGTATGACAATCactgggatggagagaggggctGAATCTCATATGTCCTGTTAATAAACAGACCTTCcttgtgttatttatattttatatatatactgtatatacccACACTAATAGTTGTGATGATCATTGTTTTTTGCTCATTTTAAGATGACCACTGTGACTCATGGGACATTTTACGCGATGAAGCGAGTCAGCAAGAGGCACATTGTTGCCAAGAGACAGGAGGAGCACATGTTGTTTGAGAAAAAGATCCTTAAAGCCGTCCAGTGCGACTTCATCGTCAGGTACCTACGACCAGACACACAGCCGCCATCAGTTAATGACAACAGATCACTTGGAGGtctgtaatctctctctctctctctctctgcaggcttAATGCTGCTTTTAAAGACACACGATACATCTACATGGTCATGGAGTtctgtgtgggaggagagaTCTGGACTAAACTCAAAGAAGTgtgagaaaacacaaacaactcaTTTCCTCATTTAGATGTTTTTTCAAgcagattattatttgtattattattaccttcgcattgaaaatgcggaaggttatgttttgatcgccgtgtatttatttatttatttgtatgcgtgttattcgcaaaactcaaaaagtattgaaccgaatcgcataacatttggtgggatgattggttattatccggggaccagttgattagattttgggatcgatcgggtcaaagttcaaggtcaaaggtcatgaacaggtcaaaatcttctttaatcgcatgacatttggtgggatgattggttattatccggggaccatttgattagattttgggatcaatcgggtcaaaggtcaaggtcaaggtcatggaaaggtcaacatcttttttttaccatagcacgatacatttttgtctaattggcatgcaactaatgccaaaatgttcataattcaatgcccaatcttgtgatatgcgaaggtatgtgctctaccgagtgcccattctagttattattattattattactattattattattggggtGCAATTCCCCTCAGTGTAAACCAGTAACATATtatgagagaaataaaaaaattctgcaAAATGGGCAACACAATTTATTGCTATTATTACATCTTGAGATCAACACTCAGAATGAAGACACTCCAGCTGCACACATGAATAcggctgatgcttttatccacaGCAATACAGTGTATAATGACAAcaatgaaacatatatatatcaacaacAGAGAGTGATGGAGGGTCATACGTTAGTTTGAAAGCACATTAAAGCGAGCAGGGGAGGAAGTTGTTGGAGAGTCTTCCGTGTCTGTGATTTTAGGGGGCGTTTTGACGAGCCCATCGCGGTGTTCTGCACGGCCTGCGTGGTGGAGGCCTACGCCTACCTCCATAAGAAGAACATCATGTATAGAGACCTGAAGCCCGAGAACCTGATGCTGGACATAAAGGGCTACGTCAAACTGGTGAGtcctcatctgtgtgtgtgggtctagatcTGAACTCTTTAAGATCACTCCTGTTTTCACatgtcgtgtgtgtgcatgtgtgtgcgtgtgtgtgtgtctctgcaggtgGACTTTGGTTTTTCGAAGGAGTTGGTGCGTGGAGAGAAAACCTATTCATTTGTGGGTACTCCCGAGTACATGGCCCCAGAGATCATCAAGAACCAGGGGCATGACTTTGCGGTGGACTTTTGGTCCCTTGGCGTCCTGATTTATGAGCTATTGGTGGGAAGGTAAGACGTATACACCTGCTCGTATTTGGAAGAAAGCATTTATTCTATCATGTAAGGTTTATAACTGACAGGCACTTATTAATAAATGGCCTAAAATTTCGAAGCAAAAGAATGATTTGATATCACCAGAGTCACACTCATGTTCACCAGTAGATGGCAGTAGAGAAATGTGACTGACTTCTGCACTATCCGGTATCTGCAGGTGTCAGTTCAGGTTTGCCAGCAGAAActagatgtttttttattttattttacatgagATTGTTGAAAAATTGCAAAACATCACActtctcttgtttttcttcttcaacttGTCAGCCCTCCATTTTCAAGTTCCGAGCCTCAGAAGATTTATGCCAAAATTTTGGACGGGGTGCTCAAGTACCCACCGTACATGAGTGAGTCAGCCAAGTCTATTATCAGCAAGATGTGCAGGTGAGGAGAATATCTTGATTGCAGTTTTATGTGCTGATAATGCTCGAGTatgacatatttaaaatgagcttaATGTATTGCCTGAATAACATTTTCTTAAAATTGAAGTTGGATCATGTCATATTTATGGTAAAATAATCGGGGTTATAGTAGAAGATACAGTTACTCCCAGAGTAGAGCGTGAATTATAGATCATAACTACATATGAATACACTGACGAATCTCAATATGCACTTGTGTTGTTTGTGACTGTTTTGAATGCAAATGTCTTAAATAGTGGAATGAATAAAATAAGATGTGATTGTCGTCTGCCTGCATGATGTATTGCGTTTCTAATTGCAGACCTCGGCCGGGTCAGAGGTTAGGAAACACCAAGAATGGAATCAAAGATGTCCGGCATCACAGGTAACAGTGTGACGTGTGTGGCTGTTAGACAACAGCATGCATGTAATACACCTTTTGTATATCTTCTTATCTTCTTGTCTGATGAttggctttctcactctctctctgttcagGTGGTTCGGCAGTATGAACTGGCACAAGCTGCGGGTGGGTCAGCTCGACGCCCCCACAGTGCGGCTCATACGCAAGGCAAGTCAAACCTAGAGGGGAGttcgttttattttttactgttaCGTGAACAGTGGCTTATGCCTTTGGCTTaaaggaaatagaaaaaaagaacaaagaacaaagaaaaatatcaaATAACAAAGAACAAAGCTGGTTCACTGTGTGGAAGACATTCTATAAGAAATTTTAAATCCCTTTCAAATCTGTTTTCAAATCATCAGTATTCCTTAATAAtttgaaatatattattatattattcaggGGATTTGACTTCAGACCTATTTACATAAACATGCAGGGAGGGACACACGACTATTAATAGGTCACGGATCGACAGCAGGACTGTGCACGTGTCTTAAAGGTATCCACAATTTTCAATAAACTATTACTTTTTCCTCCATCAGGGCCCCTGCTACATCAACTTTGATCGTTTCCCTCTTGATCAGACGAAGGCGGAGGAGGAGTTCTCTGGCTGGGATCGTGACTTCTGAGGTTAAAGGATGAAAGGACACGAGATGCTATTTCAGAATCCCCTCAGTTCAAGCCAAAACATCACTTTAACTTCATTCTAATTTGATCATTAAATTAGAGTGGAACTGCAGGGCTTCACCTTTTTCCAAACGTTCATTAAAACGTCTCCGTTGTCATAGCGACACATCCTCTGAGTGACAACGCGCCAAAAAATATATGAACGTGTCGTGACACATTGTTTGGACATTCTGTTTCCAAATTCAGTGCAGGGAGATTTGGTGCATGGTGAAGAAGTGTTATGAACATTGTTCACATCACACCCTTCACTGATTAGAATAAAAAACATCCATGTGCTTGCTGAGTCAAATTGTGCAATCAATACAGCTCTTACCGAGCATTTACTGATGTCTTGTACTCAAATGAGTATTGTTCTTTTGGATCGTAATTGCTTTTAGCAAAGTTAGCAAATGCTTTAATGTTGTTgaagaagttttttttattgtaaactgTCACTTTctcaattatttttttcccctttgtttTGGGATAATCTGTCCCCTTTATGAATGAAGATTGTTTTCAAGCGCCATGATTGTATCTTGAAAAGACCATATAGCATATCAACAATTTCTACTTTAGTAAATAAAAGTGCTATTTTATGCTGGAGTTTTTTTTCATATACTTTTCCACCGTTGAATTACAATCAAAGAAAATGTGTAGGACCAACGTGTGTTTCTCAGCTGCAGTGCATGTTACAGCAAATGATAGAAACACGATTAAAGGATCAAGCTGTGTTATTCTACATATTTCTTGCAGTCATCATATTACATTATGAAAAGATAGAAACGGCAAAATATTATAGAACTTCCTCAATtgagaaaataatgttttttctcTCGCTTGAGGTGTTCTTTGCATTTGATGCGCTAAATGGATTAAGGAAACTCCTTTGCCGAATAAATTCTGAAACTGCAAAAATTCAAGTCACATGACCTAACAACTGTTTCTACTTTCGACTTCTTTTCGGATATTCCCATAATGTGCAAAAATCATGAAACATGGCCTATACTTAGCGCATATAGAAGAAACTATTTGCACAAATTTGCACAAATTCCTGAAGATTTCTCCCCATTTTCTTCTCATAACTGGGTTATGATATAGCTGAGCTGCTCTGTTTACTGGCGGATTACGGCCATGCAACCCTTAACCGCCAACTTCTGAAGAAACTAAGCTGTAGCCGGGGTTCTCTCCAAACAGTTGATGGAGACGTGACTAATTtacattcattttttaaaaacatttaaaaagtcgCCTGAAGAATTAATGGAAATGCAGCTATACTGTGTTCATCCTGTTCTCAATATTTTCAGAGTTCTCTACTCTGAGACAATCACCCTAAAAGGATGTTCGTTCCTACAGCTTTAAAAAACGGGTCATAATtcatgtttgaaaaaaaaaagtctaagtAATTTCCCTAAACAACTGAGCGTTCTAATTTTAAGTGAATATTAATCATGCTGGATTAaattgtgtatttgttgggGGCTATTTTCATCCTAAGATTACTACACATTTCCTCTTTATGTGCAGCACCAGGCTGGTGTATGGTGGAGTGACACAAATTAAACTAAGGTTCCCAGGTTtgttaaaataaagaaaggtGTCATCCAGTGTgataatttatattaatttataataacgtcacatttgtttttttattgttacaCGAACCTTCCTCTTTAGCCaagtgtaaaaagtctattttgaggtttgtattattatttattttctgtgtacACTTCTACTCAGTTCTGAAACCAAACATGACATTATATCAAACAGTATCGCAGTATGTGTATGTTTCAACATTTGTTATCATATCTCACATTAGCTGTTATCATAGCTTCTTTCACATATAATCCTTGTTGGTCATTGAACCAGCCAAAAGGGACTCTGGATATACAATAAAACCTTTTCAAAGGGTTGGATGGTTTCTAATTCTGACTTTTTCAAaatctccatgtgtgtgtgagtaaattGTCTGCTGAGCCCAGTGTGAGAGGATCGACTTGCCCGAGGCTTGGTTTAGACCACCAGGTGAAGCAGAACATTTGTGCCACAGTCGAGCCTGGTCCACTTTCTTTTCCTTTATGTTTTCTCACTAGATGTTTTTTCTGGTTGTCGTCTCTCTGCTGAGCAGCCTTGAGTTAATTAGACTCAGGGTTTACACCTGTGTTGATTAATTATTGGTGGCACCTGTGTTCAGAGTCTGCTGTTTGCTCTTTGCTTTGCTCTGACTCTAATGTCTGAGGGCTCTGAGTGGGCATCTGTGTTGGCCTAATGTAGTTCATTAATGATTAGCTAGCCTGCTGAGCTGCATGGATTTAGTTTCCCACAGTTTCTGATTGGCCTCAGTTTGTAAGAGAGAGCTTAACTAACGTTTCTGTTCTGTCCTCACAACACCTCTTACTCCTACTAAAGTCATCTTTTCTAATGTGGCTTTTTGCTGTTATGCAGAATATCGTCTTTAAAAGTCAGCATCTCAATACTTAGCACCGTATTGCTTTTTTTGCATCCCCCTGTGAATCGACGTGTTCTGGGCTGAGACTGCAGGGAAAGCTGGAATGTTTGTTATGTCAGCTTATGTCAAGTGGCATGTTGCTTTTAATAATAAAGGCTTTGTGTGAGGTGCATGAATATAACTTTTATTCTGAGCCTGTCATCTCAATGTGCTTATGTAACCACATTTATATTCTATAGTACTCAGGCAACATATCTAGTTTCTCATTACATGGACGATTGTAAGTGTGGGAGCAGTGAGGAGCCACGTTAGATAACAACTACACACTTAAACAATGCTCTGCCAGTACCTCTAAGACTTGATGGAGTCGCCTTCTGTCAATATCCCAAAAGCTTATTCCAAACTCTCTGAATTCATCTTAAAAAGCAATATTTGtgatatttattttctctgGCTAGTTTAGGGCAATAGAACATGAAATACTAACACGTCATGAATGTGAACGTTTTAGGAGACGATTACATCCAGCAAATCGAGAGCAATAGCATCTCGAGTTATGTTTCTACCCACCTGGCAGAAAACTGTATTACGCACAATTGAGTCATTAAAATCTTTCACCTATGACTTATAAGTCAGAGATATCACGCATTTCTAATATCGGCAATACCTTTAACTTGCTGAAACAACTTTTTAACCGCTCTAGATATACGACACAAAAGTAGATACTTTATTCGAAATATGGGATCAAAAGGCTAGAGCAGTTGTGGTAACCATCTTTTAATAATGTATGAAGATTTAAAAGTTGATATAAAAGGAGGTTTTTTGGTTATTCCAATTCTGTTGCTGTTGCATGAATGGAGCAGAAGTTCAATAATCACTCTACTTTTCATTCTATCTTATCAGTGTCTTTAGCAGCTAAATGTTCACCACCTTGAGTCTCTGACTTTTTCTGTCTGCTGTTTGATGATAGCCAAGTAATCTAGAGTGGGTTTATCAGGGCTTTGTCACAAAATACACCTGCCTGCTGCGGCTGAAATGAGGTTGATTAGTGTGAATTAAAACTTTGTTAAAAACAAAACTACTTGCTAAAAGTTGCTAAAATACTCCAGAGAGCTGAGGTGAACTGGAGAGTCAACTGCCTTTTCAAATTACGTCCATTTGATCATTcagagaaaacagaaaacattcCAGAGAAAGATTTACACATCATCTTATGTGGgaaacacattaaaataaagaaatagtaCTTGTTGATGCCATCTCTGGATGCTCTCCCTCGCTGGtcacttccctctctttcctgtTTACAGAGCTGGACTGGCATCTTGAGTCAACTCATGTGTGAGATCTCCTTCCCTCGGTTTAGTCTTCATTTATCTCATATATTTGAGTGGATGTGGCTGAAAGAATCAACAACTATTATTTATGAAACTTGTTTCTGTCTGTTGCAGTCGGCCTGATGATTATATTGTGACTTTACTGTGATGTCGGATTTTAAGTTATCTGCTTCCCATTGGTCGTACACCATTATCCCAATTGGTTATACATTGGTTAGCTATTTGTTAACATTTCACATCACTGAAAGGTTTCCTTCCAAATCAATAAGTAATAGTAATAGTACTGTAGTATATCTGTTTTGCTTCCTATCATTTACAGTCCTGCATGCAGCTGCTTGTGTATGCGCAGCACAATGTATCTGCAGCACATATTGTGTATGCAGGTCATTTACCCTTTCCTGACATAAATCAG is part of the Pseudoliparis swirei isolate HS2019 ecotype Mariana Trench chromosome 12, NWPU_hadal_v1, whole genome shotgun sequence genome and harbors:
- the prkg3 gene encoding cGMP-dependent protein kinase 1 isoform X1; protein product: MQLKYNRGGFMCVCESAHSMFGRLTADRAAVYLPSINSSSSLFFCISFPFFSSNCSFLHPVVMEKKLEELKQQLEKQCMINHELQRQNKDLEHRLQEKEKLLQELHGQYDGLDCPSQSGHETEPEVKRSRAAVIASEPIPKTLEITRTRVKKMVSDTNLIVKAIQKNDFLSRLDDEQTAMMVDLLSESSFKPDQEVIKEGSEGDSMYIVAAGELVVTQAGRSLRSLTTGDVFGELAILYNCKRTATVKAKTAVRLWSMERQTYRTIITNKSKKKREQLMGFLKTSHTLKDLNDVQLSKILDSMEEVKYQDKDAIVREGAEGNTFYIILKGEVLVTKNVNGHQKQIRRMGKGEHFGEQALIREVLRTATCSADGPVTCFSIDKEVFEETIPTEHLELFDDSKVLQEAQAPENPSPGSSLKFKDLVPVLYQEGRYQGDPVTLGVGGFGRVELMTTVTHGTFYAMKRVSKRHIVAKRQEEHMLFEKKILKAVQCDFIVRLNAAFKDTRYIYMVMEFCVGGEIWTKLKEVGRFDEPIAVFCTACVVEAYAYLHKKNIMYRDLKPENLMLDIKGYVKLVDFGFSKELVRGEKTYSFVGTPEYMAPEIIKNQGHDFAVDFWSLGVLIYELLVGSPPFSSSEPQKIYAKILDGVLKYPPYMSESAKSIISKMCRPRPGQRLGNTKNGIKDVRHHRWFGSMNWHKLRVGQLDAPTVRLIRKGPCYINFDRFPLDQTKAEEEFSGWDRDF
- the prkg3 gene encoding cGMP-dependent protein kinase 2 isoform X2, with amino-acid sequence MEKKLEELKQQLEKQCMINHELQRQNKDLEHRLQEKEKLLQELHGQYDGLDCPSQSGHETEPEVKRSRAAVIASEPIPKTLEITRTRVKKMVSDTNLIVKAIQKNDFLSRLDDEQTAMMVDLLSESSFKPDQEVIKEGSEGDSMYIVAAGELVVTQAGRSLRSLTTGDVFGELAILYNCKRTATVKAKTAVRLWSMERQTYRTIITNKSKKKREQLMGFLKTSHTLKDLNDVQLSKILDSMEEVKYQDKDAIVREGAEGNTFYIILKGEVLVTKNVNGHQKQIRRMGKGEHFGEQALIREVLRTATCSADGPVTCFSIDKEVFEETIPTEHLELFDDSKVLQEAQAPENPSPGSSLKFKDLVPVLYQEGRYQGDPVTLGVGGFGRVELMTTVTHGTFYAMKRVSKRHIVAKRQEEHMLFEKKILKAVQCDFIVRLNAAFKDTRYIYMVMEFCVGGEIWTKLKEVGRFDEPIAVFCTACVVEAYAYLHKKNIMYRDLKPENLMLDIKGYVKLVDFGFSKELVRGEKTYSFVGTPEYMAPEIIKNQGHDFAVDFWSLGVLIYELLVGSPPFSSSEPQKIYAKILDGVLKYPPYMSESAKSIISKMCRPRPGQRLGNTKNGIKDVRHHRWFGSMNWHKLRVGQLDAPTVRLIRKGPCYINFDRFPLDQTKAEEEFSGWDRDF